One genomic region from Amycolatopsis sp. FBCC-B4732 encodes:
- a CDS encoding discoidin domain-containing protein, whose amino-acid sequence MSLSSVFSAPKSAFTARYGALAAAVIAAAGLTIAAAPAESTALAAGRGATVPFLEQEAETAATNGSVIGPSRAAGTLAGEASGRKAVTLSGQGQYVEFTLTAPANSIDFRYSIPDAANGTISLYVGGTHNRDIALTSKWAWYYGSYPFTNNPGDGHAHHFYDETRALLGTSYPAGTKIKLQVDAGDVTPATIDLADFEQVGAAAARPANSVSVTDYGATAGDTSDDAGAFDSAVAAAKGQGKEVWIPAGTFTLGHHITVDQVTIRGAGPWYSVLTGPRAGIFGKGEPASCGTSTYPGNAAVPGTSSAVKLSDFAIIGQVDARVDCDQSNAVGGALGGGSVVQNLWLQHTKVGLWLDGPFDGLTVSGNRILDQTADGLNLHQGISNVTVTNNFLRNTGDDGLAMWSEHDADHHNTFSFNTVLLPILANNIAIYGGHDNTVSDNVVADNQDQGGGLHIANRFSAMPLSGTTTVARNTAIRTGVLDSNWQFGVGALWFDGRDSAITGRVDVTDLDLQDNNYEAIQFIDSATTDVHFTNVRITGAGTFAWQIQAKPAGSVKNVVATGVGRAGVYNCMGPDAMAGLADQGGNSGWATTFCGSWPTPVYGSDNGGTTTTPPPTTTPPTTTTTPTQPGGNLALHKSVTASGSQGGFPPANAVDGDANSYWESANNAFPQTLTVDFGATVGVSRLVLKLPPSSAWGTRTQTISVDGVKAAAGYTFNPASGNTATITFPATSARTLRLTFTGNTGWPAGQLSELEAYSS is encoded by the coding sequence ATGTCCCTCAGCTCTGTCTTCAGCGCGCCCAAAAGTGCTTTCACAGCGCGGTACGGCGCGCTAGCCGCCGCCGTGATCGCCGCCGCCGGGCTTACCATCGCCGCCGCACCCGCGGAAAGCACGGCGCTCGCCGCCGGCCGCGGTGCCACCGTTCCCTTCCTCGAACAGGAAGCCGAAACCGCCGCGACGAACGGGTCGGTCATCGGCCCGAGCCGCGCCGCCGGCACGCTCGCCGGCGAAGCGTCCGGCCGGAAGGCGGTCACGCTCTCCGGCCAGGGCCAGTACGTCGAGTTCACGCTCACCGCGCCGGCCAATTCGATCGATTTCCGCTACAGCATCCCGGATGCCGCGAACGGGACGATCTCGCTCTACGTCGGCGGCACCCACAACCGGGACATCGCGCTGACGTCGAAGTGGGCCTGGTACTACGGCTCCTACCCGTTCACCAACAACCCGGGTGACGGGCACGCGCACCACTTCTACGACGAAACCCGCGCGCTGCTCGGCACGTCGTACCCGGCCGGCACCAAGATCAAGCTGCAGGTCGACGCGGGCGACGTCACCCCGGCGACGATCGACCTCGCGGACTTCGAACAAGTCGGCGCCGCGGCGGCGCGGCCGGCGAACTCGGTGTCCGTCACCGATTACGGCGCCACCGCGGGCGACACGAGCGACGACGCCGGCGCGTTCGACTCCGCCGTGGCCGCGGCGAAGGGCCAGGGCAAGGAGGTCTGGATCCCGGCCGGCACCTTCACCCTCGGCCACCACATCACCGTCGACCAGGTGACGATCCGCGGCGCCGGGCCGTGGTACTCGGTGCTCACCGGCCCGCGCGCCGGCATCTTCGGCAAGGGCGAACCGGCGAGCTGCGGGACGTCGACCTACCCCGGCAACGCGGCCGTGCCCGGTACGAGCAGCGCCGTGAAGCTGTCCGACTTCGCGATCATCGGCCAGGTCGACGCCCGCGTCGACTGCGACCAGTCCAACGCCGTCGGCGGCGCGCTGGGCGGCGGCTCGGTCGTGCAGAACCTGTGGCTGCAGCACACGAAGGTCGGGCTGTGGCTGGACGGCCCGTTCGACGGGCTCACCGTGTCCGGCAACCGGATCCTCGACCAGACCGCCGACGGGCTGAACCTGCACCAGGGCATCAGCAACGTGACCGTGACGAACAACTTCCTGCGCAACACCGGCGACGACGGCCTCGCGATGTGGTCCGAGCACGACGCCGACCACCACAACACGTTCTCCTTCAACACCGTGCTGCTGCCGATCCTCGCCAACAACATCGCGATCTACGGCGGGCACGACAACACCGTGTCCGACAACGTGGTGGCGGACAACCAGGACCAGGGCGGCGGCCTCCACATCGCCAACCGGTTCAGCGCGATGCCGCTCTCGGGGACGACGACGGTCGCGCGCAACACCGCGATCCGCACCGGCGTGCTCGACTCGAACTGGCAGTTCGGCGTGGGCGCGCTGTGGTTCGACGGCCGCGACTCGGCCATCACCGGCCGCGTCGACGTCACCGACCTCGACCTGCAGGACAACAACTACGAGGCCATCCAGTTCATCGACAGCGCCACCACCGACGTGCACTTCACGAACGTCCGGATCACCGGGGCCGGCACGTTCGCCTGGCAGATCCAGGCCAAGCCGGCCGGGTCGGTGAAGAACGTCGTCGCGACCGGGGTCGGCCGGGCCGGCGTCTACAACTGCATGGGCCCGGACGCGATGGCGGGCCTGGCCGACCAGGGCGGGAACTCCGGCTGGGCGACGACGTTCTGCGGCTCGTGGCCGACGCCGGTGTACGGCTCGGACAACGGCGGCACGACGACCACCCCGCCGCCGACCACGACCCCGCCGACCACCACCACGACGCCGACCCAGCCGGGCGGGAACCTGGCACTGCACAAGAGCGTCACCGCTTCCGGCTCGCAGGGCGGCTTCCCGCCGGCCAACGCCGTCGACGGCGACGCGAACTCCTACTGGGAGAGCGCGAACAACGCGTTCCCGCAGACGCTGACCGTCGACTTCGGTGCCACCGTCGGCGTTTCGCGGCTGGTGCTGAAGCTGCCGCCGTCCTCGGCGTGGGGCACGCGCACGCAGACGATCTCGGTCGACGGCGTCAAGGCCGCCGCGGGCTACACGTTCAACCCCGCCTCGGGCAACACCGCGACCATCACCTTCCCGGCGACGTCGGCGCGCACCCTGCGCCTGACCTTCACCGGCAACACCGGCTGGCCCGCCGGGCAGCTGTCCGAACTCGAAGCCTATTCGTCCTGA
- a CDS encoding class I SAM-dependent methyltransferase: MSQRRADGSAGDADYGAIGGVYTDYRKPDPRIGQYLLDALGDARTVLNVGAGAGAYEPEDREVTAVEPSASMRAQRPPGLPPAVDAVAEKLPFPDRAFEGAMSTFSVHQWNDLWAGLKEVRRVTRGPVAVLTCDPALLRRFWLLDYAPEVIETEARRYPSVDDIADGLGGHTSIIGVPIPGDCTDGFNEAYYARPERLLDPGARLSCSAWSFVDDRVHHRFAAELQHDLDDGTWDRRYGKLREQPTFDGSLVLVVSDPTA, from the coding sequence ATGAGCCAGCGACGTGCCGACGGCAGCGCAGGGGACGCGGATTACGGCGCGATCGGTGGCGTGTACACCGATTACCGCAAGCCGGACCCCCGGATCGGCCAGTACCTCCTCGACGCGCTGGGCGACGCGCGGACCGTGCTCAACGTCGGTGCGGGCGCCGGGGCGTACGAGCCGGAAGACCGGGAAGTGACCGCGGTCGAGCCGTCGGCGTCGATGCGCGCGCAGCGGCCGCCGGGCCTGCCGCCCGCGGTGGACGCCGTCGCCGAAAAGCTGCCGTTCCCGGACCGCGCGTTCGAAGGCGCGATGAGCACGTTCAGCGTGCACCAGTGGAACGACCTCTGGGCCGGGCTGAAGGAGGTGCGCCGCGTGACCCGCGGCCCGGTCGCCGTCCTGACGTGCGACCCGGCCCTGCTGCGGCGGTTCTGGCTGCTCGACTACGCGCCCGAGGTGATCGAAACCGAGGCCCGGCGCTACCCGTCGGTCGACGACATCGCCGACGGGCTGGGCGGGCACACGTCGATCATCGGCGTGCCCATCCCGGGCGACTGCACCGACGGCTTCAACGAGGCCTACTACGCGCGGCCCGAACGGCTGCTGGACCCGGGCGCGCGGCTGTCGTGCTCGGCGTGGAGCTTCGTCGACGACCGCGTGCACCACCGCTTCGCCGCGGAACTGCAGCACGACCTCGACGACGGCACCTGGGACCGCCGCTACGGCAAGCTTCGCGAACAGCCGACGTTCGACGGTTCGCTGGTGCTCGTCGTCTCGGACCCGACGGCATGA
- a CDS encoding alpha/beta hydrolase gives MTPPPFDPELAPIVEALRALRPPPASPADIPGRRELNAVEHKTVAELAAAYPACRVSEEHAGDVPLLVLAPAASVGVLYYVHGGGTIVGSHLGSDVPNLLDWAGEANLTVVSPGYRLAPEHPYPAPVEDCYAGLRWTAENVPGRLVVGGISAGGGLAAATALLARDRGGPPLAGQLLLCPMLDDRNDTPSAIDLDGRGLWDRTANNVGWTAYLGDRRGTADVPPYAAAARAEDLSGLPPAFLDVGTAETFRDEVVAYASRLWQAGGEAELHVSPGGFHGFDSLAPKAAISRAARAARLTWLHRLLGQ, from the coding sequence ATGACGCCGCCGCCGTTCGACCCGGAGCTCGCGCCGATCGTCGAAGCGCTCCGGGCCCTGCGCCCGCCGCCGGCTTCGCCGGCCGACATCCCGGGCCGCCGCGAGCTGAACGCCGTGGAGCACAAGACCGTGGCGGAGCTGGCGGCCGCGTACCCGGCATGCCGGGTCTCGGAGGAGCACGCGGGCGACGTCCCGCTGCTGGTGCTGGCGCCGGCTGCGAGCGTGGGAGTCCTGTACTACGTCCACGGCGGCGGCACGATCGTGGGCAGCCACCTCGGCTCGGACGTGCCGAACCTGCTGGACTGGGCGGGCGAAGCGAACCTGACCGTCGTGTCGCCGGGGTACCGGCTGGCGCCGGAGCACCCGTACCCGGCGCCGGTCGAGGACTGCTACGCCGGACTCCGCTGGACCGCCGAGAACGTCCCGGGCCGGTTGGTCGTCGGCGGCATCAGCGCGGGCGGCGGCCTCGCGGCGGCGACGGCGCTGCTGGCCCGCGACCGCGGCGGCCCGCCGCTGGCCGGCCAGCTGCTGCTCTGCCCGATGCTGGACGACCGCAACGACACGCCGTCGGCGATCGACCTCGACGGCCGCGGTCTGTGGGACCGCACGGCGAACAACGTCGGCTGGACGGCCTACCTCGGCGACCGCCGCGGCACCGCCGACGTCCCGCCGTACGCGGCCGCGGCCCGCGCCGAGGACCTGTCCGGCCTGCCCCCGGCGTTCCTGGACGTCGGCACGGCGGAGACGTTCCGCGACGAGGTGGTGGCGTACGCGTCCCGCCTCTGGCAGGCGGGCGGCGAGGCCGAGCTCCACGTGTCGCCGGGCGGCTTCCACGGCTTCGACTCGTTGGCCCCGAAGGCGGCGATCAGCCGGGCGGCCCGAGCCGCCCGGCTGACCTGGCTGCACCGCCTACTCGGCCAGTAG
- a CDS encoding choline/carnitine O-acyltransferase has product MIVSSPDWSTRTFGNEERLPRVPVPTLEDSGRRFLEWCAPLLTPDELAETEAAVAEFLAPGSPAHELQAALEEYDRSPGVHSWLDTFWPYRYLGRRDRIALNANFFFLFQDSPLGQVERAAELTASAVDYKLKLDEEQVPPVLLRDTPQSMVQHKYLFSATRIPGQVLDTARTPYREGWEGPSRERHIVVFHHDTPFRMEVIGGDGRPYSPAQLAETLRAILKDDHVAEVPPGHFTTKARADWADSRTALLDAGNAAALETIETALFCLCLDDFAPSDTLEASDRLLYGDNRWYDKAVSLIVFEDGTAGINVEHCELDGTTILGFTDALLSGSRAEREPASGVPGYEPVDFTLTDSLREDALAAGIAFRAYADATATQTVSFGFGANRAKELGMSPDAFAQMAYQLAHRRAKGLTGATYESIATRQFRNGRTEAMRVVTPEVVRFADVLTDPAASAEEKRAAFRAAAAKHVARAKECQAGDAPEQHLWELQLIGKRRGDTSEPALYSSPGWLKTRDDYLSTSSAPSVNIQYFGFGSTSPQCIGIAYVLLPDRWNIYLSTPKHVSAEMHRFADELAVAVRELQELLAE; this is encoded by the coding sequence ATGATCGTGAGCAGTCCGGACTGGTCCACCCGCACCTTCGGCAACGAGGAGCGGCTCCCCCGCGTCCCCGTGCCCACGCTGGAGGACAGCGGCCGCCGCTTCCTCGAGTGGTGCGCCCCGCTGCTGACCCCGGACGAACTCGCGGAGACCGAAGCGGCCGTCGCGGAGTTCCTGGCGCCGGGCAGCCCGGCGCACGAGCTGCAGGCCGCGCTCGAGGAGTACGACCGGTCCCCCGGCGTGCACAGCTGGCTCGACACGTTCTGGCCGTACCGCTACCTCGGCCGTCGCGACCGGATCGCGCTCAACGCCAACTTCTTCTTCCTGTTCCAGGACTCCCCGCTGGGCCAGGTGGAGCGCGCGGCCGAGCTGACCGCGTCCGCCGTGGACTACAAGCTGAAGCTCGACGAGGAGCAGGTGCCGCCGGTGCTGCTGCGCGACACACCGCAGTCGATGGTGCAGCACAAGTACCTGTTCTCGGCGACGCGCATCCCGGGCCAGGTGCTGGACACCGCGCGCACGCCGTACCGCGAAGGCTGGGAAGGGCCTTCGCGGGAGCGGCACATCGTCGTGTTCCACCACGACACGCCGTTCCGGATGGAGGTCATCGGCGGGGACGGCCGTCCGTACTCGCCGGCGCAGCTGGCGGAAACGCTGCGGGCGATCCTCAAGGACGACCACGTGGCCGAAGTTCCTCCCGGGCACTTCACGACGAAAGCGCGTGCGGACTGGGCGGATTCGCGGACCGCGTTGCTCGACGCGGGCAACGCGGCCGCGCTGGAGACGATCGAGACCGCGTTGTTCTGCCTGTGCCTGGACGATTTCGCGCCGTCGGACACACTGGAGGCGAGTGACCGGCTGCTGTACGGCGACAACCGCTGGTACGACAAGGCCGTGTCGCTGATCGTCTTCGAGGACGGCACCGCGGGGATCAACGTCGAGCACTGCGAACTCGACGGCACCACGATCCTCGGCTTCACCGACGCGCTGCTGAGCGGTTCGCGGGCGGAGCGGGAGCCGGCTTCGGGCGTCCCCGGTTACGAGCCGGTCGACTTCACGCTGACCGACTCCCTCCGCGAAGACGCGCTGGCGGCCGGAATCGCCTTCCGCGCCTACGCGGACGCCACGGCGACGCAGACGGTGTCGTTCGGCTTCGGGGCCAACCGGGCCAAGGAGCTCGGGATGTCGCCGGACGCGTTCGCGCAGATGGCGTACCAGCTGGCGCACCGCCGCGCGAAGGGCCTGACGGGGGCGACGTACGAGTCGATCGCCACCCGGCAGTTCCGCAACGGCCGCACCGAGGCGATGCGGGTCGTCACGCCGGAGGTGGTGCGCTTCGCCGACGTTTTGACCGACCCGGCCGCGTCCGCCGAGGAGAAGCGTGCGGCGTTCCGCGCGGCGGCGGCCAAGCACGTCGCGCGTGCGAAGGAGTGCCAGGCCGGGGACGCGCCCGAGCAGCACCTGTGGGAGCTGCAGCTGATCGGGAAACGGCGCGGGGACACCTCGGAGCCGGCGCTGTACTCCTCACCGGGCTGGCTGAAGACCCGCGACGACTACCTGAGCACGAGCTCGGCGCCGTCGGTCAACATCCAGTACTTCGGGTTCGGCTCGACGAGCCCGCAGTGCATCGGCATCGCGTACGTGCTGCTGCCCGACCGCTGGAACATCTACCTGAGCACGCCGAAGCACGTGTCGGCGGAGATGCACCGCTTCGCCGACGAACTGGCGGTCGCGGTCCGGGAGCTGCAGGAGCTACTGGCCGAGTAG
- a CDS encoding class I SAM-dependent methyltransferase — MPFDSTGKISFDHIYTAPDPRPFFGTLRRVDYRIPQLAKPYFAKLIAEHPAERPTVLDVGCSYGVSAALRRCDATMDDLFAHYTDPAVTALDHASLIEADRARIAGDGGARFYGLDASAPALEYALSTGFLDEAIHADLEREDPDSTQRKLLDDVDLVISTGCVGYVTEKTISRIAHGARPWMAHFVLRMFSYDPVAESLAELGYETAEVGGVFRQRRFASAEEQTQILDTLDAAGVDPAGLESEGWLYARLFVSRPEGAAALAAALEPREEG, encoded by the coding sequence GTGCCTTTCGACTCGACCGGCAAGATCTCGTTCGACCACATCTACACCGCGCCCGACCCGCGCCCGTTCTTCGGTACGCTGCGGCGCGTCGATTACCGCATCCCCCAGCTCGCGAAGCCGTACTTCGCGAAGCTGATCGCCGAACACCCCGCGGAGCGCCCGACCGTGCTCGACGTCGGCTGCTCCTACGGCGTCAGCGCGGCGCTCCGGCGGTGTGACGCCACGATGGACGACCTCTTCGCCCACTACACCGACCCGGCCGTGACCGCGCTGGACCACGCGTCGCTGATCGAGGCGGACCGGGCCCGGATCGCCGGCGACGGCGGCGCGCGGTTCTACGGTCTCGACGCGTCGGCGCCCGCGCTCGAGTACGCGCTTTCCACCGGGTTCCTCGACGAGGCGATCCACGCCGACCTCGAGCGCGAAGACCCGGACAGCACGCAGCGGAAGCTCCTCGACGACGTCGACCTCGTGATCTCGACCGGCTGCGTCGGCTACGTCACCGAGAAGACGATCTCGCGGATCGCGCACGGCGCGCGGCCGTGGATGGCGCACTTCGTGCTGCGGATGTTCTCCTACGACCCGGTCGCCGAGAGCCTGGCCGAGCTGGGCTACGAGACCGCCGAGGTCGGCGGGGTGTTCCGGCAGCGGCGGTTCGCCTCCGCCGAGGAACAGACGCAGATCCTCGACACCCTCGACGCCGCCGGCGTCGACCCCGCCGGGCTCGAGTCCGAAGGGTGGCTCTACGCCCGGTTGTTCGTTTCCCGTCCCGAAGGCGCGGCCGCACTGGCCGCCGCGCTCGAACCCCGCGAAGAAGGATGA
- a CDS encoding arpA protein, giving the protein MSTSVDTLGMVDTERYPLTEPGSAAWREIVERTRADLAEAGCSVLADFVRPELREVLRTECAELEPHAYTKIEKVNAYNTAIGEPLPADHPGRTIMERGNAFVARDRIPASSIIDRLYTSPLFQRFVADCFGLPELHELADPLAGLTLNVIAPGRAHPWHFDTNAYTVSMLTQVPDAGGTFEFCPDIRSTVDENFPAVRAVLAGDTRLVRRLELRPGDLQLFKGRFALHRVSTVEGAIARHSAIFAYSERPGVIGSAERTRQLFGRILPAHVTGSTVRGDELLD; this is encoded by the coding sequence ATGAGCACCTCCGTGGACACACTGGGCATGGTCGACACCGAGCGCTACCCCCTCACCGAGCCGGGAAGCGCCGCCTGGCGGGAAATCGTCGAGCGCACGCGCGCGGACCTGGCCGAGGCCGGCTGCAGCGTGCTGGCCGACTTCGTCCGGCCGGAACTGCGGGAAGTCCTGCGCACCGAGTGCGCCGAACTCGAACCGCACGCGTACACGAAGATCGAAAAGGTCAACGCCTACAACACCGCGATCGGCGAACCGCTGCCGGCGGACCACCCCGGCCGGACGATCATGGAACGCGGCAACGCCTTCGTCGCCCGTGACCGGATCCCCGCGTCGTCGATCATCGACCGGCTCTACACCAGCCCGCTGTTCCAGCGGTTCGTCGCCGACTGCTTCGGCCTGCCGGAACTGCACGAGCTGGCCGACCCGCTGGCCGGGCTGACGCTCAACGTGATCGCGCCCGGCCGCGCGCACCCGTGGCACTTCGACACGAACGCCTACACCGTCAGCATGCTGACGCAGGTTCCGGACGCGGGCGGCACCTTCGAGTTCTGCCCGGACATCCGGTCCACCGTCGACGAAAACTTCCCCGCGGTGCGGGCGGTCCTGGCCGGTGACACCCGCCTGGTGCGGCGGCTGGAGCTCCGCCCGGGCGACCTCCAATTGTTCAAAGGGCGCTTCGCCTTGCACCGGGTCAGTACGGTGGAGGGCGCGATCGCGCGGCATTCCGCGATCTTCGCCTACAGCGAGCGACCGGGGGTGATCGGCAGCGCGGAGCGGACCAGGCAGCTGTTCGGCCGGATCCTGCCCGCGCACGTCACCGGGAGCACCGTTCGCGGCGACGAACTGCTCGACTAG
- a CDS encoding DUF4232 domain-containing protein — protein sequence MGVSRIVPLFVLALLAGCASPPPPAPVPTVTPSPSPTYAPPPSSGLSLSVGPVEAGLGHRASVLTLTNRDTAPRKVTGYPDLQVLAGDGTALDVKVEHGTSYFARDLGPQDLTVQPGAKVVAVLAWSATVTSGDTRTGAAISVVPVPGEPEQKQPLDTDLGTTDTVTLSSWATEIGG from the coding sequence ATGGGGGTTTCTCGCATCGTGCCGCTTTTCGTCCTCGCGCTCCTGGCCGGCTGCGCCAGTCCGCCGCCGCCCGCTCCGGTGCCCACAGTGACGCCGAGCCCGAGCCCGACGTACGCGCCGCCGCCGTCGAGCGGGCTGTCCCTTTCGGTCGGACCGGTCGAAGCCGGGCTGGGGCACCGCGCGAGCGTGCTGACGCTGACCAACCGGGACACCGCGCCGCGGAAGGTCACCGGCTACCCGGACCTGCAGGTGCTGGCGGGTGACGGAACGGCCCTGGACGTCAAGGTCGAGCACGGCACTTCGTACTTCGCGCGCGACCTCGGGCCGCAGGACCTGACCGTCCAACCGGGCGCGAAGGTGGTGGCCGTGCTCGCCTGGTCGGCCACCGTCACTTCCGGCGACACGCGCACGGGCGCGGCGATCTCGGTGGTCCCGGTCCCTGGCGAACCTGAGCAAAAGCAGCCCCTCGACACCGATCTGGGCACCACGGACACCGTCACGCTCAGTTCGTGGGCCACCGAAATCGGCGGCTGA
- a CDS encoding bifunctional FO biosynthesis protein CofGH has product MGPEPDATTPTASAMRRALARARDGKTLDVAEAAVLLHARGEDLGKLSEYASRIRDAGLAEAGRAGIITYSRKVFIPLTRLCRDRCGYCTFVTVPGRLESPFLSPDEVLDIARKGAEMGCKEALFTLGDRPEDRWKAARDWLDAHGYDDTLSYVRAMAIRVLEETGLLPHLNPGVLTWQDFQRLKPVAPSMGMMLETTATRLWSEKGGPHYGSPDKDPAVRLRVLEDAGRSSVPFTTGVLIGIGETFEERADALFEIRKVAKTYGGIQEVIVQNFRAKPDTKMRATPDADLEELAANIAVARLVLGPKMRIQAPPNLIGSQYDLMIRAGIDDWGGVSPLTPDHVNPERAWPQIDELARRTEKAGFELKERLTIYPEYVKAGEPWLDPRITRHVAALVDYETGMAREGAMPVGIPWQEPDGGWQESGRTDLHTEIDTTGRTEDRRSDFDSVYGDWKEIGDRIKTGPQKFDSTVLEALRSAEKDPAGLSDDAALALLSAEGKELDAFTKLADDLRRETVGDDVTFVVTRNINFTNVCYTGCRFCAFAQRRTDADAYTLSLEQVGDRVDEAWAAGATEICMQGGIHPDLPGTAYFDLAAEVKRRQPDIHLHSYSPMEVVNGASRTNLSLRDWLIAAKESGVDSLPGTAAEILDDDVRWVLTKGKLPTSEWIKVVTTAHEVGLPTTSTMMYGHVDTPAHWVAHLKLLARLQREGLEKHGKRGFSEFVLLPFIHQSSPIYLAGLARPGATQNENRAVHALSRLLLHGMIDNIQSSWVKLGTEGSRAVLQGGVNDIGGTLMEETISRMAGASNGSYKTISDMRELVEPLGRPLVQRTTGYGRPSAERLAAAEASDGVATAVRKPLLPLLTP; this is encoded by the coding sequence ATGGGACCCGAACCCGACGCCACCACCCCGACCGCCTCCGCGATGCGCCGCGCGCTCGCCCGGGCGCGTGACGGGAAGACACTCGACGTAGCCGAGGCGGCCGTCCTGCTGCACGCCCGCGGCGAAGACCTGGGGAAGCTTTCCGAGTACGCGTCGCGCATCCGTGACGCCGGCCTGGCCGAAGCCGGGCGCGCCGGCATCATCACCTACAGCCGCAAGGTGTTCATCCCGCTGACCCGGCTGTGCCGCGACCGCTGCGGCTACTGCACGTTCGTCACGGTGCCGGGCCGGCTCGAATCGCCGTTCCTCTCGCCCGACGAGGTTCTCGACATCGCCCGCAAGGGCGCGGAGATGGGCTGCAAGGAGGCCCTCTTCACCCTCGGCGACCGCCCCGAGGACCGCTGGAAGGCCGCCCGCGACTGGCTGGACGCGCACGGCTACGACGACACGCTCAGCTACGTCCGCGCGATGGCCATCCGCGTCCTCGAAGAGACCGGCCTGCTGCCGCACCTCAACCCGGGTGTGCTGACCTGGCAGGACTTCCAGCGGCTCAAGCCGGTCGCGCCGTCGATGGGCATGATGCTCGAGACGACCGCGACCCGGCTGTGGAGCGAGAAGGGCGGCCCGCACTACGGCTCCCCGGACAAGGATCCGGCCGTCCGGCTGCGGGTGCTCGAAGACGCCGGGCGCAGCAGCGTCCCGTTCACCACCGGTGTCCTCATCGGCATCGGAGAGACGTTCGAGGAGCGCGCGGACGCGCTGTTCGAGATCCGCAAGGTCGCCAAGACCTACGGCGGCATCCAGGAAGTCATCGTGCAGAACTTCCGGGCCAAACCGGACACGAAGATGCGTGCGACCCCGGACGCCGACCTCGAAGAGCTGGCCGCGAACATCGCGGTCGCGCGGCTGGTGCTCGGCCCGAAGATGCGCATCCAGGCGCCGCCGAACCTGATCGGCAGCCAGTACGACCTGATGATCCGCGCCGGCATCGACGACTGGGGCGGCGTCTCGCCGCTGACCCCGGACCACGTCAACCCGGAACGCGCGTGGCCGCAGATCGACGAGCTCGCCCGGCGCACCGAGAAGGCCGGCTTCGAGCTCAAGGAACGGCTCACCATCTACCCGGAGTACGTCAAGGCCGGCGAGCCGTGGCTGGACCCGCGGATCACGCGGCACGTCGCCGCGCTCGTCGACTACGAGACCGGGATGGCCCGCGAAGGCGCCATGCCGGTCGGCATCCCGTGGCAGGAGCCGGACGGCGGCTGGCAGGAGTCCGGGCGCACCGACCTGCACACCGAGATCGACACCACCGGCCGCACCGAAGACCGCCGCAGCGACTTCGACTCCGTCTACGGGGACTGGAAGGAGATCGGCGACCGGATCAAGACCGGGCCGCAGAAGTTCGACTCCACCGTCCTGGAAGCCTTGCGCAGCGCGGAAAAGGACCCGGCCGGGCTCTCCGACGACGCCGCGCTCGCGCTGCTGTCGGCCGAAGGCAAGGAACTGGACGCGTTCACGAAGCTCGCCGACGACCTGCGGCGGGAGACGGTCGGTGACGACGTCACCTTCGTCGTCACGCGGAACATCAACTTCACGAACGTCTGCTACACGGGCTGCCGCTTCTGCGCCTTCGCCCAGCGTCGCACCGACGCCGACGCGTACACGCTCTCGCTGGAGCAGGTCGGCGACCGCGTCGACGAGGCGTGGGCCGCGGGCGCGACCGAGATCTGCATGCAGGGCGGCATCCACCCGGACCTGCCCGGCACCGCGTACTTCGACCTCGCGGCCGAGGTCAAGCGCCGTCAGCCGGACATCCACCTGCACTCCTACAGCCCGATGGAGGTCGTGAACGGCGCTTCGCGGACCAACCTGTCCCTTCGCGACTGGCTGATCGCGGCGAAGGAGTCCGGCGTGGACTCGCTGCCGGGCACGGCGGCGGAGATCCTCGACGACGACGTCCGCTGGGTGCTCACCAAGGGCAAGCTGCCGACGTCGGAGTGGATCAAGGTCGTCACGACCGCGCACGAAGTCGGGCTGCCGACGACGTCGACGATGATGTACGGCCACGTCGACACGCCGGCGCACTGGGTCGCGCACCTCAAGCTCCTCGCGCGGCTGCAGCGCGAAGGCCTGGAGAAGCACGGCAAGCGCGGGTTCAGCGAGTTCGTGCTGCTGCCGTTCATCCACCAGAGCTCGCCGATCTACCTCGCCGGGCTGGCCCGCCCGGGCGCGACGCAGAACGAGAACCGGGCGGTGCACGCACTGTCCCGGCTGCTGCTGCACGGCATGATCGACAACATCCAGAGCTCCTGGGTGAAGCTCGGCACCGAGGGCAGCCGCGCGGTGCTGCAGGGCGGCGTCAACGACATCGGCGGCACGCTGATGGAGGAGACGATCAGCCGGATGGCCGGCGCGTCGAACGGTTCGTACAAGACGATCAGCGACATGCGCGAGCTGGTCGAACCACTGGGCCGCCCGCTGGTGCAGCGCACCACGGGCTACGGCCGCCCCTCGGCCGAGCGGCTCGCCGCGGCGGAGGCTTCGGACGGGGTGGCGACGGCGGTGCGCAAGCCGCTGCTGCCGCTGCTGACCCCGTGA